A section of the Arcobacter roscoffensis genome encodes:
- a CDS encoding S24 family peptidase, translating to MLDVSEIIDKLKDIISADGKNGKVFDKDVANSLELSQANFATMKNRGKIPYQNILNFCAIKKISINWLLYNQNPDSLVDSTDKYWIKYFPSVNVSAGGGAYDAQDNYESLEVPPYFIEMLGGKENLKNIDAINVVGDSMEPTLNDENIIFVDKTRNDPSRDGIFAFTTNHGLFVKRIQKRVDGNFDIISDNKDYPSQVLSTNDIQVVGKVISSFGMVY from the coding sequence ATGTTAGATGTAAGTGAAATTATCGACAAATTAAAAGATATTATAAGTGCAGATGGCAAAAATGGGAAAGTATTTGATAAAGATGTAGCTAACTCTCTTGAATTAAGTCAAGCAAACTTTGCTACTATGAAGAATAGAGGAAAGATTCCTTATCAAAATATTTTAAACTTTTGTGCTATTAAAAAAATCTCAATCAACTGGTTACTATACAACCAAAATCCTGACTCACTTGTAGATTCTACAGATAAGTATTGGATAAAATACTTTCCATCAGTAAATGTAAGTGCAGGTGGAGGAGCATATGATGCACAAGACAACTATGAATCTTTAGAAGTACCTCCATATTTTATTGAGATGTTAGGTGGTAAAGAAAACCTTAAAAATATAGATGCAATAAATGTAGTAGGGGATTCTATGGAACCAACACTAAATGACGAAAACATCATATTTGTTGATAAAACAAGAAATGACCCATCAAGGGATGGAATATTTGCTTTTACTACTAATCATGGCTTATTCGTAAAAAGAATACAAAAAAGAGTTGATGGAAATTTTGATATTATTTCTGATAATAAAGACTATCCCTCTCAAGTACTAAGTACAAACGATATTCAAGTAGTAGGAAAAGTAATAAGTTCTTTTGGGATGGTTTATTAA
- a CDS encoding sodium ion-translocating decarboxylase subunit beta codes for MKKSLFILLFTILSVFSTNALAATAPVESAVEKQEYHSKSMSDLIQSFYNTTGLKAIIDPQPGLKGPHGEELTKFAQSFGRVIMIIICLILFYLAIKKGFEPLLLIPIGFGGILANIPIAEIAGADGMLGIIYDMGISNGFFPLLIFMGVGAMTDFGPLLSNPKTALLGGAAQFGIFGSLVAAIVLSQLVPGIEFSLEQAAAISIIGGADGPTSIFIATALAPELLGAIAVAAYSYMALVPVIQPPIMRALTTLEERKIRMKSVRRVSKTEKIIFPIVVVVLTLLILPDAAPLIGAFCFGNFCKESGVVDRLSDTMQNSLINVVTIFLGLGVGSKLAAEQFLVGETLGIMAIGLLAFAAGTAMGVLMAKVMNLFMPKDNKINPLIGAAGVSAVPMAARVVSKEGQKYDSSNVLLMNAMGPNVAGVIGSAVAAGILISIFK; via the coding sequence ATGAAAAAAAGTCTATTTATCCTACTGTTTACAATTTTAAGTGTATTTTCTACAAACGCACTAGCTGCAACTGCACCTGTTGAAAGTGCTGTTGAGAAGCAAGAGTATCACTCTAAGTCTATGTCTGATTTAATTCAGTCATTTTATAATACAACAGGTCTTAAAGCAATTATTGACCCTCAACCAGGTCTTAAGGGACCACATGGAGAAGAATTAACAAAGTTCGCACAAAGCTTTGGTAGAGTTATAATGATTATAATTTGTTTAATTCTTTTCTATTTAGCAATTAAAAAAGGTTTTGAACCATTACTATTAATTCCTATCGGATTTGGTGGTATTTTAGCAAATATTCCAATTGCAGAAATTGCAGGTGCAGATGGAATGTTAGGAATTATCTATGACATGGGTATTTCAAATGGTTTCTTCCCTCTTTTAATTTTTATGGGTGTTGGAGCTATGACGGATTTTGGACCATTGTTGTCTAATCCAAAAACTGCATTACTAGGTGGTGCAGCGCAATTTGGTATTTTTGGATCACTAGTTGCAGCAATTGTATTATCACAATTAGTTCCAGGAATTGAATTTTCATTAGAACAAGCTGCTGCAATTTCAATTATTGGTGGGGCTGATGGTCCAACATCAATCTTTATTGCAACTGCACTTGCACCTGAATTACTTGGAGCTATCGCCGTTGCTGCATATTCATATATGGCATTAGTTCCAGTAATTCAACCTCCTATTATGAGAGCATTGACAACTTTAGAGGAAAGAAAGATTAGAATGAAATCTGTTAGAAGAGTTTCTAAAACAGAAAAAATCATCTTCCCAATAGTTGTTGTAGTATTAACATTATTAATTTTACCAGATGCAGCTCCATTAATCGGTGCATTTTGTTTTGGTAACTTTTGTAAAGAATCTGGAGTTGTAGATAGACTTTCAGATACTATGCAAAACTCATTAATTAATGTTGTTACTATTTTCTTAGGATTAGGTGTTGGTTCAAAACTTGCTGCTGAGCAATTCTTAGTTGGTGAAACATTAGGAATTATGGCAATTGGATTATTAGCATTCGCTGCAGGTACTGCAATGGGTGTTCTTATGGCTAAGGTTATGAATTTATTCATGCCTAAAGACAATAAAATCAATCCTCTAATTGGTGCAGCTGGAGTTTCAGCTGTGCCAATGGCGGCAAGAGTTGTAAGTAAAGAAGGTCAAAAATATGACTCATCAAACGTTCTATTAATGAATGCGATGGGTCCAAACGTTGCAGGAGTTATTGGTTCAGCAGTAGCAGCTGGTATACTAATATCAATATTTAAATAA
- a CDS encoding OadG family protein: MEVNLVTEALKFMLLGMGVVFSFLVILIFVLKAQAALITKYFPEKEKKPTANKPVGSSASNNSAKTAAIIAAVQHHKNLKG, translated from the coding sequence ATGGAAGTAAACTTAGTCACAGAAGCACTAAAGTTCATGTTACTGGGAATGGGAGTTGTATTCTCATTTTTAGTAATTTTAATTTTCGTGCTAAAAGCACAAGCGGCTTTAATTACAAAGTATTTTCCTGAAAAGGAAAAGAAACCTACGGCAAATAAACCAGTTGGTTCATCTGCATCTAACAATTCTGCAAAGACGGCTGCTATTATCGCTGCAGTTCAACATCACAAAAATCTAAAAGGTTAA
- a CDS encoding entericidin EcnAB produces MKRILLITITSIFIFSGCATWEGVKEDSSKAWSATKKGSKHVYEGTKEAIHEATE; encoded by the coding sequence ATGAAAAGAATTCTATTAATTACAATTACATCTATTTTTATCTTTTCAGGTTGTGCAACTTGGGAAGGGGTTAAAGAAGATAGTTCAAAAGCTTGGAGTGCTACAAAAAAAGGAAGCAAGCATGTTTATGAAGGAACAAAAGAAGCAATACACGAAGCCACTGAATAG
- a CDS encoding bifunctional 3,4-dihydroxy-2-butanone 4-phosphate synthase/GTP cyclohydrolase II, with translation MNAIQRVKEAIEEIQKGNMVIMLDDEDRENEGDLVYSAALSTPEKVNFMATHAKGLICVSVTKETANKLELNPMVNSNTSSYETAFTVSVDAADAATGISAGERDDTIKILANPIAKATELVRPGHIFPLIAKDGGVLVRTGHTEGSVDLCKLAGLNGEAVICEIMKEDGTMARRDDLDIFAQKHNMKQIYISDLVEYRLSHEKLVEEISSEETNFLGTSAKKKEFKDHLGNVHTAILLGDQNEISHVKFHTILPDIELFLKDEKLNSMLKTINFLQSKGGVLIFLSDEKKRETQKDYGIGAQILNSLNIKQIKLMTSGGKHSFVGLQGFGLEIVEEIQIEC, from the coding sequence ATGAACGCAATACAAAGAGTAAAAGAAGCAATTGAAGAAATACAAAAAGGAAATATGGTCATCATGCTTGATGATGAAGATAGAGAAAATGAAGGTGATTTAGTTTATTCAGCAGCATTAAGTACTCCTGAAAAAGTAAACTTTATGGCAACTCATGCAAAAGGTCTAATCTGTGTATCGGTTACAAAAGAGACTGCAAATAAATTAGAGTTAAATCCTATGGTTAATTCTAATACATCTTCATACGAAACAGCATTTACAGTTTCAGTTGATGCAGCAGATGCAGCAACAGGAATCAGTGCAGGTGAAAGAGATGACACAATAAAAATTTTAGCAAACCCAATAGCCAAGGCTACTGAACTTGTAAGACCTGGTCATATATTTCCATTAATTGCAAAAGATGGTGGAGTTTTAGTTAGAACAGGTCATACAGAAGGAAGCGTTGACTTATGTAAACTTGCAGGACTAAACGGAGAAGCTGTAATTTGTGAAATTATGAAAGAAGATGGAACAATGGCAAGAAGAGATGATTTAGATATTTTTGCCCAAAAACACAATATGAAACAAATTTATATTTCTGACTTAGTTGAGTATAGATTATCTCATGAAAAACTTGTAGAAGAAATATCTAGTGAAGAAACTAACTTCTTAGGGACTAGTGCTAAGAAAAAAGAGTTTAAAGACCATTTAGGAAATGTACATACAGCAATCTTATTAGGTGATCAAAATGAAATTAGTCATGTGAAATTTCATACAATTTTACCTGATATAGAGTTATTCTTAAAAGATGAAAAGCTAAATTCTATGTTAAAAACAATAAACTTTTTACAATCAAAAGGTGGAGTTCTAATTTTCTTATCAGACGAGAAAAAAAGAGAAACTCAAAAAGATTATGGAATAGGGGCTCAAATACTAAACAGCTTAAATATTAAGCAAATAAAACTTATGACAAGTGGAGGGAAACACTCTTTTGTTGGACTTCAAGGTTTTGGTTTAGAAATTGTTGAAGAAATTCAAATAGAGTGTTAA
- a CDS encoding PP0621 family protein, with protein MIFKILAILIVLFLVYLIFFKKGREKDIVQAKKDEKISDEMVECPTCKTYVSQNEAILSNGKFYCSEECLNNK; from the coding sequence ATGATTTTCAAAATTCTAGCAATACTAATAGTACTTTTTTTGGTTTACTTAATCTTCTTTAAAAAAGGAAGAGAAAAAGATATAGTTCAAGCAAAAAAAGATGAAAAAATCTCTGATGAAATGGTAGAATGCCCAACTTGTAAAACATATGTTTCTCAAAATGAAGCTATCTTAAGTAATGGAAAATTCTACTGCTCAGAAGAGTGTTTAAATAATAAATAG
- a CDS encoding biotin/lipoyl-containing protein: MAKKYIDVMDTTFRDGFQSVFGGRVLMEDFFPAVEAAKDAGITHFEFGGGARFQSLFFYLQENAFEMMDKFREIVGPDANLQTLARGINTVMLDTGSRELVDLHAKMFAKHGTTTIRNFDALNDVQNLEYSAECIKKYGLNHEVVVTLMDLPPGCEGAHDVPFYEKTLRQILDSGVPHDSICFKDASGTSSPQKVYETIQMARKLVGNDTHIRLHTHETAGVSVACYLAALEAGADGIDLAASPVSGGTSQPDILTMLHAVKGKNYDLGGLDIEKVLKYQEVLTDCLGDYFMPPEATQVSPLIPFSPMPGGALTANTQMMRDNGTLDKFPEVIKAMREVVEKGGYGTSVTPVSQFYWQQAYANVMFGPWKQIAPGYGKMVLGYFGKTPVEPDAEIVALAAEKLKMEPTSENPLDIADRDEKKKISVWKQRLEMEGLEASEENIFIAAACDEKGIAFLKGDSPLNVRKNETTQGENSMANATGNYTVVVDGQKFNVSIAEGDADIQVTPASNNSSDVSSSVSTSGEATDVPATVNGNVWKILVNEGEKVEKDQKIMILEAMKMEIDINAPVAGTISKITVGANEAVDEGQTLAIIG, encoded by the coding sequence ATGGCTAAAAAGTATATCGATGTTATGGATACTACTTTTAGAGATGGATTTCAGTCTGTCTTTGGAGGTAGAGTTTTAATGGAAGATTTCTTTCCTGCTGTTGAAGCTGCGAAAGATGCTGGTATAACTCACTTTGAGTTTGGTGGAGGAGCAAGATTCCAATCTTTATTCTTCTACTTACAAGAAAATGCATTTGAAATGATGGACAAATTCAGAGAAATTGTTGGTCCAGATGCAAATCTACAAACCTTAGCAAGAGGTATTAATACAGTAATGTTAGATACAGGTTCAAGAGAACTTGTTGATTTACATGCAAAAATGTTCGCAAAACATGGAACAACAACTATCAGAAATTTTGATGCTTTAAATGATGTACAAAACTTAGAGTACTCAGCTGAATGTATCAAAAAATATGGCTTAAACCATGAAGTTGTTGTTACATTAATGGACTTACCTCCTGGATGTGAAGGTGCTCATGATGTTCCTTTCTATGAAAAAACATTAAGACAGATCTTAGATAGTGGAGTTCCTCACGATTCAATCTGTTTCAAAGATGCATCAGGAACTTCATCTCCTCAAAAAGTATATGAAACTATCCAAATGGCAAGAAAGCTAGTTGGTAATGATACACATATTAGACTTCACACACATGAAACAGCTGGTGTTTCAGTTGCTTGTTATTTAGCAGCATTAGAAGCTGGTGCAGATGGAATTGATTTAGCTGCATCTCCTGTTTCAGGTGGAACTTCTCAACCAGATATTTTAACAATGTTACATGCTGTAAAAGGTAAAAACTACGACTTAGGTGGTTTAGACATTGAAAAAGTATTAAAATATCAAGAAGTATTAACTGATTGTTTAGGTGATTATTTCATGCCACCAGAAGCAACTCAAGTATCACCTTTAATTCCATTCTCGCCTATGCCAGGTGGAGCATTAACTGCAAACACTCAAATGATGAGAGATAATGGAACTTTAGATAAATTCCCAGAAGTTATTAAAGCTATGAGAGAAGTAGTAGAAAAAGGTGGATATGGAACTTCTGTTACACCTGTTTCTCAATTCTATTGGCAACAAGCATATGCAAATGTTATGTTTGGACCATGGAAACAAATAGCACCAGGTTACGGAAAAATGGTACTTGGATATTTTGGTAAAACACCTGTTGAACCAGATGCTGAAATTGTTGCTTTAGCTGCTGAAAAACTAAAGATGGAACCAACAAGTGAAAATCCACTAGATATTGCTGATAGAGACGAAAAGAAAAAAATCTCTGTTTGGAAGCAAAGATTAGAAATGGAAGGTTTAGAAGCTTCAGAAGAAAATATTTTCATTGCAGCAGCTTGTGATGAAAAAGGAATCGCATTCTTAAAAGGTGATTCACCATTAAATGTTAGAAAAAATGAAACAACTCAAGGAGAAAATTCAATGGCTAATGCAACTGGAAACTATACTGTAGTAGTAGATGGACAAAAATTTAATGTAAGTATTGCTGAGGGTGATGCTGATATTCAAGTAACACCTGCTTCAAATAATTCATCGGATGTTTCATCATCAGTATCTACAAGTGGTGAAGCTACTGATGTTCCTGCAACTGTTAATGGTAATGTATGGAAAATCTTAGTAAATGAAGGTGAAAAAGTTGAAAAAGATCAAAAAATCATGATCTTAGAAGCTATGAAAATGGAGATTGATATTAATGCTCCAGTTGCTGGAACTATAAGTAAAATAACTGTTGGTGCTAACGAAGCAGTAGATGAAGGACAAACATTAGCTATTATTGGCTAA
- the pckA gene encoding phosphoenolpyruvate carboxykinase (ATP), producing the protein MSEIKDALGLENVGEVKRNLNVDSLIKDAVANEGAKVSSTGALMVDTGIFTGRSPKDKFFVNQDPSNKYIAWGDINQKVSSEVYEDLLKNSKKQLSNKDLYVTDVYCGASLDSRKSVRFITEVAWQAHFIQNMFIVPQTQEELDNFEPDFTVYNSCKTCDMSYASHGLHSEVYVVFNVEENTAIIGGTWYAGEMKKGVFSMMNYWLPLEGKLPMHCSANIGKDGDTALFFGLSGTGKTTLSTDPNRALIGDDEHGWDDNGIFNFEGGCYAKVINLDAESEPEIFGAIKKGAILENVVADENGVVDYSDGSKTENTRVSYPLDHIENHTPDMRGGHPTNIIFLCADAFGVLPPVAKLDKQQAMYYFLSGYTAKVAGTERGITEPVATFSSCFGEAFLPLNPTKYAELLGQKIDKHNVNVYLVNTGWTGGPYGVGSRMSIRNTRACINGILDGSIENSEFETLPVFNLSIPKTLDGVDTEVLNPRNTWEDKASYDETKKKLAAMYIENFKKYLTLESEYDFTAAGPLL; encoded by the coding sequence ATGTCTGAAATTAAAGACGCTTTAGGTCTAGAAAATGTAGGTGAAGTTAAAAGGAATCTTAATGTAGATTCTTTAATTAAAGATGCAGTAGCAAATGAAGGTGCGAAAGTTTCTTCAACTGGTGCTTTAATGGTTGATACTGGTATTTTCACAGGAAGAAGTCCAAAGGACAAATTCTTTGTGAATCAAGATCCTTCAAATAAATATATTGCTTGGGGAGATATAAATCAAAAGGTTTCATCTGAAGTTTATGAAGATTTATTAAAAAACTCTAAAAAGCAATTAAGTAATAAAGATTTATATGTTACTGATGTTTATTGTGGAGCTTCATTAGATTCTAGAAAATCTGTTAGATTTATTACAGAAGTAGCATGGCAAGCGCATTTTATTCAAAATATGTTTATTGTTCCTCAAACTCAAGAAGAACTTGACAACTTTGAACCAGATTTTACAGTTTATAATTCTTGTAAAACTTGTGATATGTCTTATGCAAGTCATGGTTTACACTCAGAAGTTTATGTAGTATTTAATGTTGAAGAAAACACTGCAATCATTGGTGGTACTTGGTATGCTGGTGAGATGAAAAAAGGTGTGTTCTCAATGATGAACTACTGGCTTCCATTAGAAGGTAAACTTCCTATGCACTGTTCTGCAAATATTGGTAAAGATGGTGATACTGCATTATTCTTTGGTTTATCTGGTACAGGAAAAACTACTTTATCTACAGATCCTAATAGAGCTTTAATTGGTGATGATGAACATGGTTGGGATGATAATGGTATCTTTAATTTTGAAGGTGGTTGTTATGCAAAAGTTATTAACTTAGATGCAGAATCAGAACCTGAAATTTTTGGTGCAATTAAAAAAGGTGCAATTTTAGAAAATGTTGTTGCAGATGAAAATGGAGTAGTTGATTATTCAGATGGATCTAAAACAGAGAATACAAGAGTATCTTACCCATTAGATCATATTGAAAATCATACTCCTGATATGAGAGGTGGACATCCTACAAATATCATCTTCTTATGTGCAGACGCATTTGGTGTTTTACCTCCAGTTGCAAAACTTGATAAACAACAAGCTATGTATTACTTCTTAAGTGGATATACTGCAAAAGTTGCAGGTACTGAAAGAGGTATTACTGAACCAGTTGCTACTTTCTCATCTTGTTTCGGAGAGGCTTTTTTACCTCTTAACCCTACTAAATATGCAGAGTTACTAGGACAAAAAATTGATAAACACAATGTTAATGTTTATTTAGTTAATACTGGATGGACTGGTGGTCCATATGGTGTTGGTTCAAGAATGAGTATTAGAAATACAAGAGCTTGTATTAATGGAATTTTAGATGGTTCTATTGAAAACTCTGAATTTGAAACATTACCAGTATTTAATTTATCTATTCCAAAAACTTTAGATGGTGTTGATACAGAAGTATTAAATCCTAGAAACACATGGGAAGATAAAGCTTCATATGATGAAACTAAGAAAAAATTAGCAGCCATGTATATAGAAAACTTTAAAAAATACTTAACTTTAGAAAGTGAATATGATTTCACAGCTGCAGGACCATTATTATAA
- the rsmG gene encoding 16S rRNA (guanine(527)-N(7))-methyltransferase RsmG, protein MIDLKQLCQSNNLDFDDKFYEDCEVFTKLLRQWGQVHNLTGSLAIDDINENILDSVYPLSFIENHESFADIGTGAGYPGLILAMARRDIKAYLIEPRVKRVSFLNFVKASLKLENLTVICNRVEKVEDLNVDLITSRAVTNTNLLLDITNNIKEENSSYLFYKGSLVQEEIEQAKVNNYTLVNRKDRNYLYIKGK, encoded by the coding sequence TTGATAGATTTAAAACAATTATGCCAATCAAACAACTTAGATTTTGATGATAAATTTTATGAAGATTGTGAAGTTTTCACAAAACTTTTAAGACAATGGGGACAAGTTCATAACTTAACAGGAAGTCTTGCAATAGATGATATAAATGAGAATATTCTAGACTCAGTATATCCTTTAAGTTTTATTGAAAATCATGAAAGTTTTGCAGATATAGGAACAGGTGCTGGTTATCCAGGTCTTATTTTAGCAATGGCCAGAAGAGATATAAAAGCTTATTTAATAGAACCAAGAGTTAAAAGAGTATCTTTTTTAAACTTCGTAAAAGCTAGTTTAAAACTTGAAAACTTAACAGTTATATGCAATAGAGTAGAAAAAGTTGAAGATTTAAATGTTGATTTAATAACTTCAAGAGCAGTTACAAACACTAACTTACTTTTAGATATTACAAACAATATCAAAGAAGAAAATAGTTCATATCTTTTTTACAAAGGTTCCCTTGTTCAAGAAGAAATAGAACAAGCAAAAGTAAATAACTATACACTTGTAAATAGAAAAGATAGAAACTATTTATATATAAAAGGTAAATAA
- the ribA gene encoding GTP cyclohydrolase II — MNIIQSNIANLPTKHGKFRIKAYKQDNQEHLAIMSENFEELESPYVRIHSECLTGDTLGSLKCDCQNQLNLALDFISKQGGLVIYHRQEGRNIGLLNKVNAYCLQDQGRNTIEANIELGFGEDDRDYSVVKYIFNDLDIKKIKLITNNPKKIDYVENLGIEIVKRIPAITKTNIYNEHYLKTKKDQMGHML, encoded by the coding sequence ATGAATATAATACAATCAAATATAGCTAATCTACCTACAAAACATGGAAAGTTTAGAATAAAAGCTTATAAACAAGATAATCAAGAACACCTAGCTATCATGAGTGAGAATTTTGAAGAATTAGAATCTCCCTATGTTAGAATTCATTCAGAATGTCTAACAGGTGATACACTTGGCAGCTTAAAATGTGACTGTCAAAATCAATTAAATTTAGCACTAGATTTTATATCAAAGCAGGGTGGCCTAGTAATCTACCATAGACAAGAGGGAAGAAATATAGGTTTATTAAACAAAGTAAATGCCTATTGTTTACAAGATCAAGGAAGAAATACAATTGAAGCAAATATTGAGCTTGGTTTTGGTGAAGATGATAGAGATTATTCCGTAGTAAAATATATATTTAATGACTTAGATATCAAAAAGATAAAACTTATTACAAATAATCCAAAAAAAATAGATTATGTAGAGAACTTAGGAATTGAAATTGTAAAAAGAATTCCAGCAATTACAAAAACTAATATATATAATGAACACTATTTAAAAACAAAAAAAGATCAAATGGGACACATGCTTTGA
- the glyS gene encoding glycine--tRNA ligase subunit beta, with product MNKPLLIEIGVEELPAIPFLKELANIEKKWTDILEKNRLLCDFEFFYTPRRLVLWHREFQVKQEDSVQEMFGAPVKIAFKDGEPTGAALGFAKKCGVSVDELDKIDQGRGEVLYFKKEVTGTNSADLLNDMVNEFISSLNFGKSMRWASRTDSFIRPIRSLSIMLGEQVVEGELYGVKSSNFAFAHRMVSYEPFTFDFAGDYFCKLDKNGVILYPDERRKIILDQMREIEHRDGVKIEIDKDLLEEVVAITEYPTALIGKFDEEFLELPEEVIVTSMKEHQRYFAVYKDDKLTNNFIVVSNSKTNDFGYIIEGNEKVLRPRLADGMFFWKNDINNGLSNEGLKKLTFVEGLGSMYEKCEREAKIASYLANTFEVEQKDLIEKAVMLSKADLMSEMVFEFTELQGLMGYYYAKLAGEDELVYTALKEQYLPDGEDSDLPSNKFSSIIALAYKLDNLMGLFSVGKIPTGSKDPFGLRRAAAGIVKISMEHELSVDLDKIIDALASNYPGLDKAQLVEFFNERLFKIFDVNPSVLKAVLGSGETDIFKISKKLCALNPIVQSDNFKEYSTTFKRVANIIKDIDVNSELTVNDSLLEDDAEKELYLAFTTVVSKEYQCYEDQVEALFDLKSQLDNFFDNVYVNHEDEAIKTNRKNIIGKVYQEFRKIADIKEITI from the coding sequence ATGAATAAACCATTATTAATAGAGATTGGTGTTGAAGAATTACCAGCAATTCCATTTTTAAAAGAGTTAGCAAACATTGAGAAAAAATGGACTGACATTTTAGAAAAGAATAGATTATTATGTGATTTTGAATTTTTCTATACACCAAGAAGATTAGTATTATGGCATAGAGAGTTTCAAGTAAAACAAGAAGATTCAGTTCAAGAAATGTTCGGAGCTCCTGTAAAGATAGCATTTAAAGATGGTGAACCAACTGGTGCTGCTTTAGGTTTTGCAAAAAAATGTGGTGTAAGTGTAGATGAATTAGATAAAATCGATCAAGGAAGAGGGGAAGTTTTATACTTCAAAAAAGAAGTAACTGGAACAAACTCAGCTGATTTATTAAATGATATGGTAAATGAATTTATCTCTTCTTTAAATTTTGGAAAATCAATGAGATGGGCTTCAAGAACAGATAGCTTTATTAGACCTATTAGATCATTATCAATTATGCTAGGTGAACAAGTAGTTGAGGGTGAACTTTATGGAGTTAAATCTTCTAACTTTGCTTTTGCACATAGAATGGTTTCTTATGAACCTTTCACATTTGATTTTGCAGGAGATTATTTCTGTAAACTTGATAAAAATGGAGTTATTTTATATCCAGATGAAAGAAGAAAAATCATCTTAGATCAAATGAGAGAGATTGAGCATAGAGATGGTGTTAAAATTGAAATAGATAAAGATTTACTAGAAGAAGTTGTTGCTATTACAGAATATCCAACTGCTTTAATTGGTAAATTTGACGAAGAGTTTTTAGAGTTACCAGAAGAAGTAATTGTAACTTCTATGAAAGAACACCAAAGATATTTTGCTGTTTATAAAGATGACAAATTAACAAACAACTTTATTGTTGTATCAAACTCTAAAACTAATGACTTTGGTTACATTATTGAAGGTAATGAAAAAGTATTAAGACCAAGACTTGCAGATGGTATGTTCTTCTGGAAAAATGATATTAATAATGGGCTTTCAAATGAAGGACTTAAAAAGCTTACATTTGTAGAAGGTTTAGGTTCTATGTATGAGAAGTGTGAAAGAGAAGCAAAAATTGCATCTTACTTAGCCAATACATTTGAAGTAGAACAAAAAGATCTTATAGAAAAAGCTGTAATGTTAAGTAAAGCAGACTTAATGTCTGAAATGGTATTTGAATTTACAGAACTTCAAGGTCTTATGGGATACTACTATGCAAAACTTGCAGGAGAAGATGAACTAGTATACACTGCACTTAAAGAGCAGTATTTACCAGATGGTGAAGACTCTGACTTACCATCAAATAAATTTTCATCAATAATAGCATTAGCTTATAAACTTGATAACTTAATGGGATTATTTAGTGTTGGTAAAATCCCAACTGGTTCAAAAGATCCATTTGGATTAAGAAGAGCTGCTGCTGGTATTGTAAAAATTTCAATGGAACATGAATTATCAGTTGATTTAGATAAAATCATTGATGCATTAGCATCTAATTACCCAGGATTAGATAAAGCTCAATTAGTTGAATTCTTCAATGAAAGACTATTTAAAATTTTTGATGTAAACCCATCTGTATTAAAAGCAGTTTTAGGTTCAGGGGAAACTGATATATTTAAAATCTCTAAAAAACTTTGTGCATTAAACCCAATTGTTCAAAGTGATAATTTCAAAGAATACTCTACAACATTTAAAAGAGTTGCAAATATCATCAAAGATATAGATGTAAACTCTGAACTAACTGTTAATGACTCTTTATTAGAAGATGATGCAGAAAAAGAATTGTATTTAGCATTTACAACAGTTGTATCAAAAGAGTATCAATGTTATGAAGACCAAGTAGAGGCTTTATTTGATTTAAAATCACAATTAGATAACTTCTTTGACAATGTATATGTAAATCATGAAGATGAAGCTATCAAAACAAATAGAAAAAATATCATAGGTAAAGTTTACCAAGAATTTAGAAAAATTGCTGATATTAAAGAAATTACTATCTAA